One Stigmatopora nigra isolate UIUO_SnigA chromosome 1, RoL_Snig_1.1, whole genome shotgun sequence DNA segment encodes these proteins:
- the timmdc1 gene encoding complex I assembly factor TIMMDC1, mitochondrial, which translates to MHAEPSTTGSAPRRRLADSAPGGAWSTVPARGLIGIGAAPRFCLPLPRVHAAEVDSAHSAQMPSPLSSTCATPPHPVAASVMPSNIGKPEFPDTGWDRIKDLFQKDVNQSYPEEVTNVIKSGFFAALAGLIYGGLPAAHHVKQRYIQQNQAELYTSRVEAVRLSHNAAIRGFVKYGVRWSWRVAAFVTLFNSVSTGLSVYRDKYTFGNFAAAGAVTGGLFRLNLGLRGLVAGTIIGTVLGIPTGAVIMSMNSLAGENVRDRRRRERRELYELKVAEWTARLELTDELVGDLNAASQPEATEGDLKRIHELLNLPQNEDSSSQ; encoded by the exons ATGCATGCGGAGCCATCCACGACGGGCTCGGCCCCTCGGAGACGACTGGCAGATTCCGCCCCTGGGGGCGCCTGGAGCACCGTGCCGGCGCGGGGCCTGATCGGGATTGGCGCGGCTCCCCGTTTCTGCCTCCCGCTCCCCAGGGTCCATGCAGCTGAAGTGGATTCTGCCCACTCTGCCCAGATGCCCTCGCCTCTCTCCTCAACCTGTGCCACTCCTCCGCACCCTGTCGCTGCCAGTGTCATGCCAAGCAACATAGGCAAGCCAGAATTCCCAGACACGGGCTGGGACCGCATTAAGGATCTCTTTCAGAAAGA TGTGAACCAGAGTTACCCAGAGGAGGTGACCAATGTGAtcaaaagtggattttttgCTGCCCTCGCGGGCTTGATCTACGGAGGCCTGCCGGCGGCTCACCACGTGAAGCAGAGATACATTCAGCAGAACCAAGCGGAACTCTATACTAGCCGAGTGGAGGCCGTG CGTCTATCCCACAATGCAGCTATCCGAGGTTTTGTAAAATATGGTGTCCGATGGAGCTGGAGAGTTGCTGCTTTTGTAACTTTGTTCAA TTCTGTGAGCACCGGATTGTCCGTTTACAGGGACAAGTACACTTTTGGGAATTTTGCTGCAGCTGGAG CTGTGACCGGAGGTCTATTCCGACTAAACCTGGGCCTGCGAGGCCTGGTGGCAGGGACCATCATTGGAACGGTGCTCGG AATTCCTACAGGCGCTGTGATCATGAGCATGAACTCGCTGGCGGGAGAAAATGTCCGAGATAGGAGGCGGCGGGAGCGCAGGGAGCTTTATGAGTTGAAAGTTGCGGAGTG GACGGCGAGACTTGAACTGACCGATGAGCTGGTTGGTGACCTGAATGCTGCCTCACAGCCAGAGGCGACAGAAGGTGACTTAAAGAGGATCCATGAGCTGCTCAATTTACCGCAGAATGAAGACTCAAGCAGCCAATGA